The proteins below come from a single Triticum aestivum cultivar Chinese Spring chromosome 5D, IWGSC CS RefSeq v2.1, whole genome shotgun sequence genomic window:
- the LOC123124149 gene encoding protein ACCELERATED CELL DEATH 6-like, giving the protein MNAQDNDGNTALHLAVDVGDLSGFFTLLRNPKVLLDIRNNKDQTPLDLAWSKRNRTVFSYGRNPDRVIYWTLRRAGASHASSWKDRLQELCNSAPMESQEDKEIKEEKEKEESANMTDSTRTLGIGSVLIASVTFTATFTVPAGIKASDHTTNGTPGILGTWYFNAFMMANTLAFICSSIATVGLMFAGMPLVKLPIRRRHFLISVFFASTSLTCLNVAFALGVYMVLAPVGLKTAIAICVITPLVLLYRNADNVHKMVITSWLIYVRRGFIFACCSLYALVING; this is encoded by the exons ATGAACGCTCAGGACAACGATGGCAACACCGCGCTACACCTAGCTGTCGATGTTGGGGATCTATCCGGCTTTTTTACTCTGCTGAGGAACCCAAAAGTATTATTAGATATCAGAAATAACAAGGATCAAACTCCTCTGGATCTAGCATGGAGTAAGAGGAACCGAACAGTTTTTTCGTACGGACGG AATCCGGATCGAGTGATTTACTGGACCCTCCGACGTGCCGGTGCTAGTCATGCTAGCTCTTGGAAAGATCGTCTTCAAGAACTTTGCAATTCCGCGCCAATGGAAAGTCAAGAGGACAAAGAGATAAaggaggaaaaagagaaagaagagtCAGCTAACATGACAGATTCGACTCGGACATTGGGCATTGGCTCGGTACTCATAGCTTCAGTGACATTCACTGCAACTTTCACCGTACCTGCAGGAATCAAAGCCAGTGACCATACCACCAATGGCACGCCAGGAATTCTTGGTACGTGGTATTTCAATGCGTTCATGATGGCCAATACGCTGGCTTTCATCTGCTCATCCATAGCGACTGTTGGCCTCATGTTCGCCGGCATGCCCCTGGTCAAATTACCAATCCGCCGCAGGCACTTTCTCATATCGGTCTTCTTCGCCTCGACTTCACTCACTTGTTTGAATGTTGCCTTTGCACTAGGAGTATATATGGTGCTGGCTCCAGTTGGTCTTAAGACTGCAATTGCCATATGTGTCATCACCCCACTTGTGCTGCTCTACAGGAATGCAGATAATGTTCATAAAATGGTTATTACTTCATGGCTGATATATGTCAGACGGGGGTTTATCTTTGCATGTTGTTCATTATACGCACTAGTTATCAACGGATAA
- the LOC123119181 gene encoding uncharacterized protein yields MWPSPPHRTQSGGLVHMAEMCRLSPRLYQQPTSSAGMRPLGGREKGRIFGHLPGGERLAASAGRRLGRSVGRRPSLACQPPAGASRTAGGTPRTMGPCAVPMTSGTRTMERRGSLAGAAGAPEGDEEPEEAAESETQEAMVDAESGVNAGGFGWAPGPEWPPVQARGRGSGSGRLFSC; encoded by the coding sequence ATGTGGCCTTCACCACCACACCGCACACAAAGCGGCGGCCTTGTGCACATGGCGGAGATGTGCCGGCTGTCCCCGCGGTTGTATCAGCAGCCGACGAGCTCAGCCGGGATGCGGCCCCTCGGAGGCCGCGAGAAGGGCAGGATATTCGGCCATCTGCCCGGAGGAGAGCGCCTCGCCGCCTCGGCCGGACGGCGTCTGGGCAGATCCGTCGGGCGGCGGCCGTCCCTGGCCTGCCAGCCGCCCGCCGGCGCATCACGCACCGCGGGAGGAACACCGCGCACGATGGGCCCATGCGCCGTGCCGATGACATCTGGGACCAGGACCATGGAGCGCAGGGGCAGCCTGGCCGGCGCGGCGGGCGCACCAGAGGGCGACGAGGAACCCGAGGAAGCCGCCGAGAGCGAGACCCAGGAGGCCATGGTGGACGCCGAGTCCGGAGTGAACGCCGGCGGATTTGGGTGGGCGCCGGGGCCAGAGTGGCCGCCGGTGCAGGCTCGGGGGAGGGGCTCGGGCTCGGGACGATTGTTTTCTTGTTAA